Proteins found in one Synechococcus sp. LA31 genomic segment:
- a CDS encoding NAD(P)(+) transhydrogenase (Re/Si-specific) subunit beta, which yields MNVLDLFGYLIDLLAVLLLALGLKGLSTVRSARSANGLAALAMGLAVLGLLLQLQPDPMAWLWIAIGTSIGGLLGLLTARRVPMTAMPETVALFNGCGGMASLLVAMAVALYDSDGADLVELISIVISVFVGAITFSGSIAAMGKLQGWLGTPGWTQSSVRHGVNIALAIAALVGAFALPGDPTGSPLWLLLVASSLLGIGVTLPIGGADMPVVISLLNSYSGVAAAAAGFVVGSQLLIVAGAMVGAAGLILTQVMCTGMNRSLVSVLFGGALGGSAPVGGGGGEAGYSRIVSCSAEECAMALENAERVVFVPGYGLAVAQAQHALRELSKLLEANGSEVSYAIHPVAGRMPGHMNVLLAEADVPYEQLLEMDTINPEFPRTDVVIVLGANDVVNPDAKNDAQSPLYGMPVLEVDQARQVFVVKRSLGAGYAGIKNALFELPQTAMVFGDAKAVLQQLCTELRSQGVGKAA from the coding sequence ATGAACGTGCTCGATCTCTTTGGCTACCTGATCGATCTGCTGGCGGTGCTCCTGCTGGCCCTGGGGCTAAAAGGCCTCTCCACGGTGCGTTCAGCCCGCTCTGCCAATGGCCTCGCAGCCTTGGCGATGGGCCTGGCGGTGCTGGGGCTGTTGCTTCAGCTCCAACCCGACCCCATGGCTTGGCTGTGGATCGCCATCGGCACCTCCATCGGTGGTCTGTTGGGGCTCCTCACTGCCCGACGGGTGCCGATGACGGCCATGCCCGAAACCGTGGCCCTGTTCAACGGCTGCGGCGGCATGGCTTCGCTGCTGGTGGCCATGGCCGTGGCCCTCTACGACAGCGATGGCGCTGATTTGGTGGAGCTGATCTCCATCGTGATCTCCGTGTTCGTGGGTGCGATCACCTTCAGTGGTTCGATCGCCGCCATGGGCAAGCTGCAGGGGTGGCTCGGCACCCCAGGCTGGACCCAGAGCAGCGTGCGCCATGGCGTGAACATCGCCCTGGCCATCGCCGCCCTGGTGGGGGCCTTCGCCTTGCCGGGCGATCCCACCGGTTCTCCCCTGTGGCTACTGCTGGTGGCCTCCAGCCTGCTGGGCATCGGCGTGACCCTGCCGATCGGCGGCGCCGACATGCCGGTGGTGATCTCGCTGCTCAACTCCTATTCGGGTGTGGCGGCAGCCGCAGCCGGCTTTGTGGTGGGCAGCCAACTGCTGATCGTGGCGGGCGCCATGGTGGGCGCGGCTGGCCTGATCCTCACCCAGGTGATGTGCACGGGCATGAACCGCTCCCTGGTGAGCGTGCTCTTCGGTGGGGCCCTCGGCGGCAGTGCTCCGGTGGGTGGTGGCGGCGGTGAGGCCGGCTACAGCCGCATCGTGAGCTGCAGCGCCGAGGAGTGCGCCATGGCACTGGAGAACGCCGAGCGGGTGGTGTTTGTGCCCGGCTATGGCCTGGCGGTGGCCCAGGCCCAGCACGCCCTGCGCGAGCTCTCCAAGCTGCTGGAAGCCAACGGCTCTGAAGTGAGCTACGCCATCCATCCGGTGGCGGGCCGCATGCCTGGCCACATGAATGTGCTGCTGGCGGAGGCTGATGTGCCCTACGAGCAGCTGCTCGAGATGGACACGATCAACCCCGAATTCCCCCGCACCGATGTGGTGATCGTGCTAGGCGCCAACGATGTGGTGAACCCCGACGCCAAAAACGACGCCCAGAGCCCCCTCTACGGCATGCCCGTGTTGGAGGTGGATCAGGCGCGCCAGGTGTTTGTGGTGAAGCGCAGTCTCGGCGCCGGCTACGCGGGCATTAAGAATGCTTTGTTCGAGCTGCCCCAGACGGCCATGGTGTTCGGTGATGCCAAGGCCGTGCTGCAACAGCTCTGCACGGAGCTGCGCAGCCAGGGTGTCGGAAAAGCTGCCTGA
- a CDS encoding sodium-dependent transporter has protein sequence MQDQIGAERGQPPEQWGSSLGFVLAAAGSAVGLGNLWGFAYRASQGGGAAFVLLYVLIVVVVCLPVLVAEMVLGRSSGHAPLVAPMTAGGRRWAPLGWLYIAASVGILSYYAVLMGWTGRSLLHAINAPLPADIAAAEDFFAAISSGGDAVLGLLLSLAITGLVVAAGIRSGIERLSRWGIPLLFVMLLALLVWAAFLPGANSGYAEFLLRWDISKLTDPTTIRNAFTQAFFSIGAGIGCILAYASYLDRRSGIPGEAVAVVGMDTAVGLMAGCITFPIVASFALGDVVSSSTVGTLFIALPTGLGSLGLAGRVVAACFFGLAYVAAITSSVSLLEVPVSSVMDRLGWSRRRAVWLMVFVIAVIGLPSALDVGVLERMDAVFGGVFLITGGLLMALLMGWQAPARFSADLRASGTSPRLLALMLWSLRWVSVPVISLGLLVSVVDLAKSWSGG, from the coding sequence ATGCAGGATCAGATCGGTGCGGAGCGGGGACAGCCGCCCGAGCAGTGGGGCTCCTCGCTCGGCTTTGTGTTGGCAGCGGCCGGTAGCGCCGTAGGGCTGGGCAATCTCTGGGGCTTTGCCTATCGGGCCTCGCAGGGGGGCGGAGCAGCGTTCGTGCTGCTCTACGTGTTGATCGTGGTGGTGGTCTGCCTGCCGGTGCTGGTGGCAGAGATGGTGCTAGGCCGAAGCTCCGGCCATGCACCGCTGGTGGCGCCGATGACCGCTGGTGGGCGCCGTTGGGCGCCGCTCGGCTGGCTCTACATCGCCGCCTCGGTGGGGATTCTGAGCTACTACGCCGTGCTGATGGGCTGGACCGGCCGCAGTCTCCTGCACGCCATCAACGCACCGCTGCCTGCCGATATCGCCGCCGCAGAAGACTTCTTTGCAGCCATCAGCAGTGGAGGTGATGCCGTGCTTGGCCTCCTGCTCAGCCTGGCGATCACCGGGTTGGTCGTGGCGGCCGGAATCCGCTCGGGCATCGAGCGACTGTCGCGCTGGGGGATCCCGCTCCTGTTTGTGATGCTGCTGGCCCTGCTGGTGTGGGCGGCCTTCCTACCCGGTGCCAACAGCGGCTACGCCGAGTTCCTCCTGCGCTGGGACATCAGCAAGCTCACCGACCCCACCACGATTCGCAACGCGTTCACGCAGGCCTTCTTCTCAATCGGGGCCGGGATTGGCTGCATCCTGGCCTATGCGTCCTACCTGGATCGGCGCAGCGGCATTCCCGGTGAGGCGGTGGCCGTCGTGGGGATGGATACAGCCGTGGGCCTGATGGCTGGTTGCATCACGTTTCCGATCGTGGCGAGCTTTGCCCTGGGGGATGTGGTGAGCAGCAGCACCGTGGGCACGTTGTTCATCGCGCTGCCTACCGGTCTTGGATCGCTTGGGCTGGCGGGCCGGGTGGTGGCTGCTTGTTTCTTTGGCCTGGCCTATGTGGCAGCGATTACCTCCTCGGTGTCGTTGCTGGAGGTGCCGGTGAGCTCCGTGATGGATCGCCTGGGCTGGAGCCGCCGCCGGGCGGTGTGGCTGATGGTGTTCGTGATTGCTGTGATCGGCCTCCCCTCGGCGCTGGATGTGGGGGTGCTGGAGCGGATGGATGCGGTGTTCGGCGGGGTGTTCCTGATCACTGGTGGACTGCTGATGGCCCTGCTGATGGGTTGGCAAGCCCCGGCACGCTTCAGCGCGGATCTGCGTGCCTCGGGAACCTCTCCGCGCTTGCTGGCGTTGATGCTCTGGAGCTTGCGTTGGGTATCAGTGCCGGTGATCAGCCTGGGCCTTCTGGTGTCGGTTGTGGATCTTGCGAAGAGCTGGTCGGGCGGCTGA
- a CDS encoding NAD(P) transhydrogenase subunit alpha, giving the protein MTRVLVPRECRPGETRVAATPETVRRLSAKGCTLHVEQGAGAASGFDDAAYSEAGAQLIDPAAAADLWRQADVVLAVQAAALAEQRPELETLRPGALLLGLLEPHGNEPLKQRLEQRRLSAMALELLPRISRAQSMDVLSSQANIAGYKAVLLAAAALDRYVPMLMTAAGTIQPARALILGAGVAGLQALATARRLGAVVYVSDVRAAAKEQVESLGGRFIAPPEQEQKPGESGGYAQQATEAFLAEQRRQLTEQLSLADMVICTAQVPGRPAPRLIDDAMLQHMRAGSVVVDLAVAQGGNCAGSEPGTTVVRHGVQLIGADQLPCSVANHASALYARNVAALLEHVLAASGSEPSALQLDLEDPIVSGCLFTHHAPAGVAA; this is encoded by the coding sequence TTGACTCGTGTGTTGGTGCCGCGGGAGTGCCGGCCTGGTGAAACCCGTGTGGCAGCCACCCCTGAAACGGTGCGTCGTCTCAGTGCCAAGGGCTGCACGCTGCATGTGGAGCAAGGGGCAGGAGCGGCCAGCGGCTTTGATGATGCGGCCTACAGCGAGGCCGGTGCTCAGTTGATCGACCCCGCTGCGGCGGCCGATCTCTGGCGCCAGGCCGATGTCGTTCTGGCAGTGCAGGCGGCAGCCCTTGCCGAGCAGCGGCCCGAACTCGAGACCTTGCGGCCGGGCGCACTGTTGCTGGGCTTGCTGGAGCCCCATGGCAATGAGCCGCTCAAGCAACGGCTTGAGCAACGGCGCCTTTCGGCGATGGCGCTGGAGCTGCTGCCGCGCATCAGCCGCGCCCAGAGCATGGATGTGCTCTCGTCTCAGGCCAACATCGCCGGCTACAAGGCTGTGCTGCTGGCAGCGGCAGCCCTGGATCGCTACGTGCCGATGCTGATGACGGCTGCTGGCACGATTCAGCCGGCGCGTGCCCTGATTCTTGGGGCTGGCGTCGCTGGCCTGCAGGCCTTAGCCACGGCCCGGCGCCTTGGGGCGGTGGTGTACGTGAGCGATGTGCGCGCTGCCGCCAAAGAACAGGTGGAATCGCTGGGTGGCCGCTTCATCGCACCCCCGGAGCAGGAGCAGAAGCCCGGTGAATCCGGCGGCTATGCCCAACAGGCCACGGAGGCCTTCCTGGCCGAACAGCGCCGCCAGCTCACCGAGCAGTTGTCCCTGGCCGACATGGTGATCTGCACCGCCCAGGTGCCCGGCCGGCCGGCACCGCGCTTGATCGACGACGCCATGCTCCAGCACATGCGCGCCGGCAGCGTGGTGGTGGATCTGGCGGTGGCCCAGGGCGGTAACTGCGCAGGCAGTGAGCCCGGAACCACGGTGGTGCGCCATGGCGTGCAGCTGATTGGTGCTGATCAGCTGCCCTGCAGCGTGGCCAACCACGCCAGTGCTCTCTATGCGCGCAATGTGGCGGCCCTGCTGGAGCACGTGCTCGCAGCGTCCGGCAGCGAGCCCAGCGCACTTCAACTCGACCTGGAGGATCCGATCGTGAGCGGTTGCCTATTCACCCACCACGCCCCGGCAGGAGTGGCGGCATGA
- a CDS encoding DEAD/DEAH box helicase: protein MGLPSFDLSPPGRPQAGLQPRQWQTQLIQLLRRRLERPGSHDVLINAGPGAGKTLGALLSFERLEREGRLQHLLVFCHRSSIASQWLGAAERLGLDLREWTTSSSPQGPQHGLLITYQAAGRNLEALEQQLQQAGWGAWLAIADEVHHLGMDPEEPDATAWGHAFSRLSAGASLRLGLTGTPFRADNLAFCAARRIQVHDGQGWVEQIAPDLSVEPRELIAAGDVRPLEFRFQDGWVDHGRQGELGDSERSPLSQEQRESWRARNLRRAIRLGDSSSIALRLLLNARRRLEAVRREHPGAGGLVIARDIAHARRICGLLEEEGDRVHLVHSQDPEASQRMNTFKAGEADWLVSIDMCAEGFDAPRLRVVAYLTTVVTRTRFVQGITRAVRMDGERTATEPVPRQPSYVFAPADPLLMQYARTWSLSEPYVLRPKTNEAEPESSGAMRGASLPLQAVEDGAGAVIRMRGPELPNFLVQR from the coding sequence ATGGGTTTGCCGTCGTTCGATCTGAGCCCGCCGGGGCGCCCCCAAGCAGGGCTGCAACCGCGCCAGTGGCAAACGCAGTTGATCCAGCTGCTGCGCCGGCGCCTGGAGCGCCCCGGCAGCCACGACGTGCTGATCAACGCCGGCCCAGGCGCCGGCAAAACCCTCGGCGCGCTGCTCAGCTTTGAGCGGCTGGAGCGCGAAGGCCGGCTCCAGCATCTGCTGGTGTTCTGCCACCGCAGCTCCATTGCCAGCCAATGGCTGGGGGCCGCCGAGCGCCTGGGGCTGGATCTACGGGAATGGACCACCAGCAGCAGTCCCCAGGGGCCACAGCACGGCCTGCTGATCACCTATCAGGCCGCAGGGCGCAATCTCGAAGCGCTCGAGCAACAGCTGCAGCAGGCCGGCTGGGGGGCCTGGCTAGCCATCGCCGATGAGGTGCATCACCTGGGCATGGACCCGGAGGAACCAGACGCCACCGCCTGGGGCCACGCCTTCAGTCGGCTGAGCGCGGGGGCCAGCCTGCGGCTGGGGCTCACCGGCACACCCTTCCGAGCCGACAATCTGGCCTTCTGCGCCGCCCGCCGCATCCAGGTGCACGATGGCCAGGGCTGGGTGGAGCAGATCGCACCAGACCTGAGCGTGGAGCCCCGGGAGCTGATCGCCGCCGGCGATGTGCGCCCCCTGGAATTCCGCTTCCAGGATGGATGGGTCGACCACGGCCGCCAGGGGGAACTGGGCGACAGCGAGCGCTCACCCCTCTCGCAGGAGCAACGCGAGAGCTGGCGGGCCCGCAACCTACGCCGCGCCATCCGCCTGGGCGACAGCAGCAGCATCGCCCTGCGGCTGCTGCTCAATGCCCGCCGGCGCCTAGAGGCGGTACGGCGGGAGCACCCCGGTGCCGGCGGCCTGGTGATCGCCCGCGACATCGCCCATGCCCGCCGCATCTGCGGCTTACTCGAAGAAGAAGGCGATCGGGTGCACCTGGTGCACTCCCAGGATCCGGAGGCCTCGCAGCGCATGAACACCTTCAAGGCAGGCGAGGCCGACTGGCTGGTGAGCATCGATATGTGCGCCGAGGGCTTCGATGCACCGCGTCTGCGGGTGGTGGCGTACCTCACCACCGTGGTGACCCGCACCCGCTTCGTGCAGGGCATCACCCGAGCCGTGCGCATGGATGGTGAGCGCACCGCCACCGAACCGGTGCCACGCCAGCCGTCGTATGTGTTTGCCCCGGCCGACCCGCTGCTGATGCAATACGCCCGCACGTGGTCGCTGAGCGAGCCCTACGTGCTGCGCCCGAAAACCAACGAAGCTGAACCCGAGAGCAGTGGAGCGATGCGAGGGGCATCACTGCCGCTGCAGGCCGTGGAAGATGGCGCCGGGGCCGTGATCCGCATGCGCGGGCCGGAGCTGCCGAACTTCCTTGTGCAGCGATAA
- a CDS encoding alpha/beta fold hydrolase, with product MLDSRQAAALPAALGLPLFRPRLPWINGDLQTLRDTLRPEPLPPDTGLPVPISVGRGDQLLGLLDPPLDQAEPRGLVLLMHGLGGSSSRSGLRRMGHTLQHAGLAVLRLNMRGAGPGRELARGTYAASCNSDLLPALARARELAAGRPLLGMGISLGGTKLLNGLLASPGQLDGLVTISSPLDLAACSAQIERPRNRIYKRWLLQRLVAQTLADPFGVSQPERELLEGRSAIGPITSIRAFDAAITAPRWGYQSVEHYYREASPLQQLRARPSGLPPTLVLHAIDDPWVPVDGARELAALQLPGVEVLLTAAGGHNGFHARCDGRGTEPGNWGDRLTARWFDQLLRDQQTASA from the coding sequence GTGTTGGATTCCAGGCAGGCCGCGGCGCTGCCCGCGGCCCTGGGCCTGCCGCTCTTTCGGCCACGACTGCCCTGGATCAACGGCGACCTGCAGACCCTGCGCGACACCCTGCGGCCGGAGCCCCTCCCGCCGGACACAGGCCTGCCCGTGCCGATTTCCGTGGGGCGTGGTGATCAGCTGCTGGGTTTGCTCGATCCGCCCCTGGATCAGGCCGAGCCGCGGGGCCTTGTTCTGTTGATGCATGGCCTGGGGGGCAGTAGTTCCCGCAGCGGCCTGCGCCGCATGGGCCACACCCTCCAGCACGCGGGCTTGGCGGTGCTGCGGCTCAACATGCGGGGCGCTGGCCCCGGGCGAGAGCTGGCCCGCGGCACCTATGCCGCCAGCTGCAACAGCGATCTGCTGCCGGCCCTGGCCCGCGCCCGCGAGTTGGCCGCGGGCCGGCCGCTGCTGGGCATGGGTATCTCCTTGGGGGGCACCAAGCTGCTCAATGGGCTCCTGGCCTCGCCCGGCCAGCTCGATGGCCTGGTCACGATCAGCTCCCCGCTCGACCTGGCTGCCTGCTCAGCCCAGATCGAGCGGCCGCGCAATCGGATCTACAAGCGTTGGCTGCTGCAGCGTCTGGTGGCCCAAACCCTCGCCGATCCCTTTGGTGTGAGCCAGCCGGAGCGTGAGCTACTGGAGGGCCGCAGTGCCATCGGCCCGATCACCAGCATCCGGGCTTTTGATGCCGCGATCACGGCACCGCGCTGGGGTTATCAGTCGGTGGAGCACTACTACCGCGAGGCCAGTCCGTTACAGCAGCTGCGGGCCCGCCCATCCGGGCTGCCGCCCACCCTGGTGCTCCATGCCATCGACGATCCCTGGGTGCCGGTGGATGGGGCCCGTGAGCTGGCAGCTCTGCAGCTACCGGGGGTGGAGGTGTTGCTCACCGCCGCAGGCGGCCACAACGGTTTTCATGCCCGCTGCGATGGCCGCGGCACTGAGCCGGGTAACTGGGGGGATCGGCTCACAGCCCGCTGGTTTGACCAGCTGCTGCGGGATCAGCAAACGGCATCCGCTTGA
- a CDS encoding NAD(P) transhydrogenase subunit alpha, with protein sequence MTTLSQALWVLLLGSLLGLELIGKVPPTLHTPLMSGANAISGITVLASITLIAKAQGNPALLILGSLSMGFALFNVIGGFLVTDRMLAMFSRKSTSKKSGGAR encoded by the coding sequence ATGACCACCCTTTCGCAAGCGCTCTGGGTGCTCCTGCTCGGCAGCCTGCTGGGCCTAGAGCTCATCGGCAAGGTGCCCCCCACCCTGCATACGCCGCTGATGAGCGGTGCCAATGCCATCAGCGGCATCACGGTGCTGGCCTCGATCACCTTGATCGCCAAGGCTCAGGGCAACCCGGCCCTGCTGATCCTCGGTTCGCTGTCGATGGGCTTTGCCCTGTTCAACGTGATCGGGGGCTTCCTGGTAACGGATCGGATGCTCGCGATGTTCAGCCGCAAATCCACCAGCAAGAAGAGCGGAGGCGCACGATGA
- a CDS encoding 1-deoxy-D-xylulose-5-phosphate reductoisomerase, which yields MKALSVLGSTGSIGTQTLEIVEDFPDRFRVVALTAGNNLDLLISQIQRHAPEVVALANAERVAELRQRLDALEPGARPARLPELVGGSDGLCTAAAWPTADLVVTGIVGCAGLLPTLAAIRAGKDLALANKETLIAAGPVVLPELAKSGSRLLPADSEHSAIFQCLQGTPWADTARLSTGVPNPGLRRIQLTASGGAFRDWDAADLHKATVADATSHPNWSMGRKITVDSASLMNKGLEVIEAHYLFGLDYDHIEIVIHPQSIIHSMVELADSSVLGQLGWPDMKLPILYCLSWPERLETPWRRLDLTEVGQLTFRKPDPAKYPCMELAYAAGRAGGTMPAVMNAANEQAVALFLEEQIHFLDIPRLIDVVCDRHKADLTTNPSLDDVLAVDAWSREAVREAAARLNATVHSQASAALPA from the coding sequence GTGAAAGCCCTCTCTGTGCTCGGCTCCACGGGCTCGATCGGAACGCAAACCCTTGAGATCGTGGAGGACTTCCCCGATCGATTCCGGGTGGTGGCCCTCACGGCCGGCAACAACCTCGACCTGCTGATCAGCCAGATCCAACGTCACGCTCCCGAAGTGGTGGCGCTGGCCAATGCCGAACGCGTGGCCGAATTGCGCCAGCGGCTGGACGCGCTTGAACCCGGCGCCCGTCCGGCCAGGCTGCCTGAGCTGGTGGGCGGCTCCGATGGCCTCTGCACCGCCGCGGCCTGGCCCACGGCTGATTTGGTGGTGACCGGCATCGTGGGCTGCGCCGGGCTGCTGCCCACCCTGGCGGCGATCCGGGCCGGTAAGGATCTCGCCCTGGCCAACAAGGAAACCCTGATCGCCGCAGGGCCAGTGGTGCTGCCGGAGCTGGCCAAGAGCGGCTCGCGCCTGCTGCCGGCTGATTCGGAGCACTCCGCCATCTTCCAGTGCCTGCAGGGCACTCCCTGGGCTGACACCGCCCGCCTCAGCACCGGTGTGCCCAACCCTGGCCTGCGCCGCATTCAGCTCACCGCCAGCGGCGGCGCCTTCCGCGACTGGGATGCCGCCGATCTGCACAAGGCCACCGTGGCTGATGCCACCAGCCACCCCAACTGGAGCATGGGGCGCAAGATCACGGTCGATAGCGCCTCCTTGATGAACAAGGGCCTGGAGGTGATCGAAGCCCACTACCTCTTCGGCCTGGATTACGACCACATCGAGATCGTGATTCACCCGCAATCGATCATCCACTCAATGGTGGAGCTGGCCGATTCCTCGGTGCTGGGGCAGCTGGGCTGGCCCGACATGAAGCTGCCGATCCTCTACTGCCTCAGCTGGCCCGAGCGCCTGGAGACCCCCTGGCGCCGACTGGATCTCACGGAGGTGGGCCAACTCACCTTCCGCAAGCCCGACCCGGCCAAATACCCCTGCATGGAGCTGGCCTACGCGGCCGGCCGCGCCGGCGGCACGATGCCGGCGGTGATGAACGCCGCCAACGAGCAAGCGGTGGCGCTCTTCCTCGAGGAGCAGATCCACTTCCTCGATATCCCGCGTTTGATCGACGTGGTGTGTGATCGCCACAAGGCCGACCTCACAACCAACCCCTCTCTCGACGACGTGCTGGCCGTGGACGCCTGGAGCCGTGAGGCGGTGCGTGAAGCTGCAGCCCGGCTCAACGCCACGGTTCATTCCCAGGCCTCGGCGGCGCTGCCGGCGTGA
- the cysS gene encoding cysteine--tRNA ligase: MTLKLTNTLTRRVEEFRPLEPGKVSIYCCGVTVYDLCHLGHARSYIAWDVLRRYLIWSGYAVTFVQNYTDIDDKILNRAAEEGSSMEAVSERNIEAFVADMARLNILPPDRMPRATRSLDAIRSLIGELEAKGAAYSADGDVYFAVMKHAGYGKLSGRDLEQQQDNAAGRVASEEEARKQHPFDFALWKGTKPGEPSFPSPWGAGRPGWHIECSAMVREELGDTIDIHLGGADLVFPHHENEIAQSEAATGKELARYWLHNGMVNVGGQKMSKSLGNFTTIRALLDSGVSPMTLRLFTLQAHYRKPLDFTAEALEAAATGWKGLNAALGLADSTGSKVALTSSDLPPSLAAARQRFAAAMNDDLNTSAGLAVLFELAKPLRALANRLDRGDSSARSEASAPNLVAQAGLLQELAGVLGLQHEQLQASQQAGGETNAAGLSDAEIEELIQARKAAKSARDFAAADAIRAALKAQGIELIDQPGGVTEWLRA; encoded by the coding sequence GTGACCCTGAAGCTCACCAACACCCTCACCCGCCGCGTTGAGGAGTTCCGGCCGCTCGAGCCCGGCAAGGTGAGCATCTATTGCTGCGGGGTCACGGTGTATGACCTCTGCCACCTCGGGCACGCCCGCAGTTACATCGCCTGGGATGTGCTGCGCCGCTACCTGATCTGGAGTGGCTACGCGGTGACGTTCGTGCAGAACTACACCGACATTGACGACAAGATTCTCAACCGCGCCGCCGAAGAAGGCAGCTCGATGGAGGCCGTGAGCGAGCGCAATATCGAGGCCTTCGTGGCCGACATGGCCCGCCTCAACATCCTCCCCCCCGATCGCATGCCGCGGGCCACCCGCAGCCTTGATGCAATCCGCAGCCTGATCGGCGAACTGGAGGCCAAAGGCGCCGCCTATTCCGCCGATGGCGATGTGTATTTCGCCGTGATGAAACACGCCGGCTACGGCAAGCTCAGCGGCCGCGACCTCGAGCAGCAGCAAGACAACGCCGCCGGCCGCGTGGCTTCCGAGGAGGAAGCACGCAAGCAGCACCCGTTTGATTTCGCCCTCTGGAAGGGCACCAAACCAGGCGAACCGAGCTTCCCCTCCCCCTGGGGCGCCGGCCGGCCGGGCTGGCACATCGAGTGCTCGGCCATGGTGCGCGAGGAGCTCGGCGACACGATCGACATCCACCTCGGCGGCGCCGATCTGGTGTTTCCCCACCACGAAAACGAGATCGCCCAATCTGAAGCGGCCACCGGCAAGGAGCTGGCGCGCTACTGGCTGCACAACGGCATGGTGAATGTGGGCGGCCAGAAGATGAGCAAATCGCTCGGCAACTTCACCACCATTCGCGCCCTACTGGATTCAGGTGTCTCGCCGATGACGCTTCGCCTGTTCACCCTGCAGGCCCACTACCGCAAACCGCTCGACTTCACCGCCGAAGCCCTCGAAGCAGCTGCCACCGGCTGGAAGGGCCTCAACGCCGCCCTGGGCCTGGCGGACAGCACCGGCAGCAAGGTTGCCCTTACCTCTTCAGATCTCCCTCCATCGCTGGCCGCAGCCCGCCAGCGCTTCGCCGCTGCGATGAACGACGACCTCAACACGTCCGCTGGCCTGGCGGTGCTGTTTGAGCTGGCCAAACCGCTGCGGGCTCTGGCCAACCGCCTCGATCGTGGTGACAGCAGCGCCCGCAGCGAAGCGTCTGCCCCCAACCTCGTGGCCCAGGCCGGCCTTCTTCAGGAGCTTGCGGGAGTGCTCGGTTTGCAGCACGAGCAGCTTCAAGCGAGCCAGCAAGCGGGCGGTGAAACCAACGCCGCTGGCCTCAGCGATGCGGAGATCGAGGAGCTGATCCAAGCGCGCAAAGCCGCTAAATCCGCCCGCGATTTCGCCGCCGCCGATGCCATCCGCGCGGCCCTCAAGGCCCAGGGCATCGAGCTCATCGATCAACCTGGCGGCGTCACCGAGTGGCTTCGCGCCTAA
- a CDS encoding ferredoxin, which produces MISHHLLLCATPAKALCCPDPAVGPASWDTLKRLVREWGLEDPARPEGIVLRTKADCLRICVEGPVLLIWPEGIVYGGVTPERIERILREHVIGRQPIEAWIIKRMPFADPAAAGQTSGL; this is translated from the coding sequence GTGATTTCGCACCACCTGCTGCTCTGTGCGACGCCGGCTAAGGCGCTCTGTTGCCCAGATCCGGCCGTGGGACCTGCCAGCTGGGACACCCTCAAACGCCTGGTGCGCGAATGGGGGCTGGAGGATCCTGCCCGCCCAGAGGGGATCGTGCTGCGCACCAAGGCTGATTGCCTGCGGATCTGCGTCGAGGGGCCGGTGCTGCTGATCTGGCCAGAGGGGATCGTCTACGGCGGGGTTACGCCCGAGCGGATCGAGCGAATCCTGCGGGAGCACGTGATCGGCCGGCAGCCGATCGAGGCCTGGATCATCAAGCGGATGCCGTTTGCTGATCCCGCAGCAGCTGGTCAAACCAGCGGGCTGTGA